One window of Psychrobacillus sp. FSL H8-0483 genomic DNA carries:
- a CDS encoding oligosaccharide flippase family protein, with product MKEIKKSKKNSFFKNVLIITGGTATAQLINTLLTPVITRIYSPEEFGILTVYLAILGIIAITGSLKFDLGIAIAEDDEKAINVVALSIIVLVMYVSSITLILYFWGDNLLELFSSTVIIKYKFLIPLGILFTGLYNIFTQWALRNRNYNSISKTKLNQSLIQNIFTISFGLFHLGPIGLILGNIFGQSSGIGTLSAPLIKEDKYLFNKINIKYILWCAKRYVRFPLYTAPSQFLNIAGLQLPILFMTSLFGSSVVGFYGLANIIVSLPINLIGRSVSDVFYGEAARIGRTSPNDLKKISNNLFKKLILIGLIPLIILLMFGPSLFAFVFGQEWYTSGVYARIIAFLIFARLAFTPITRVFSIYEKQKDELFLDIFRIIMVLLVFALSKIFLLNSYGFVGLYTIAMSIVYIIGFLWARKVINDEVKKVELKC from the coding sequence GTGAAGGAAATAAAAAAGTCTAAAAAAAATAGTTTTTTTAAAAATGTATTAATCATTACTGGTGGTACCGCCACAGCACAGTTAATAAATACACTATTAACGCCAGTTATAACAAGAATATATTCTCCAGAAGAGTTTGGGATACTAACTGTTTACCTTGCAATTTTAGGGATTATTGCTATAACTGGTTCACTAAAATTTGACTTAGGTATTGCAATTGCTGAAGATGATGAAAAAGCAATTAATGTGGTAGCGTTAAGTATTATAGTTTTGGTGATGTATGTGAGTTCAATAACTTTAATTTTATACTTTTGGGGAGATAATCTATTAGAACTTTTTTCAAGCACAGTAATTATTAAATATAAATTTTTAATACCTTTAGGAATATTATTTACAGGCTTGTACAATATATTTACTCAATGGGCTTTAAGGAATAGAAATTACAATTCAATATCAAAGACAAAACTAAACCAAAGTTTAATACAAAATATATTTACAATTAGTTTTGGATTGTTTCATTTAGGACCAATAGGTCTAATCTTAGGAAATATATTTGGTCAAAGTTCTGGTATTGGGACATTATCAGCACCATTAATAAAGGAAGATAAATATCTATTTAATAAAATTAATATTAAGTATATATTATGGTGTGCTAAGAGATATGTTAGATTTCCATTATACACAGCACCTAGCCAATTTTTAAATATAGCCGGTTTACAGTTACCTATTCTGTTTATGACATCTTTATTTGGCAGTTCAGTTGTTGGTTTCTATGGATTAGCAAACATAATTGTTAGCCTTCCCATAAACTTAATTGGTCGATCTGTATCTGATGTGTTTTATGGAGAAGCAGCCAGAATCGGAAGAACTAGTCCAAATGATTTAAAAAAAATATCAAATAATTTATTTAAAAAATTAATATTGATTGGATTAATCCCATTAATAATTTTATTAATGTTTGGACCATCTTTATTTGCATTTGTATTTGGACAAGAATGGTATACATCAGGAGTTTATGCAAGAATAATAGCGTTTTTAATATTTGCGAGGTTAGCTTTTACACCAATTACTAGGGTATTTTCAATATATGAAAAACAAAAAGATGAGCTATTCCTTGATATTTTTAGGATTATTATGGTTTTATTGGTATTTGCATTGTCAAAGATTTTTTTGTTAAACTCATATGGGTTTGTAGGTCTATATACAATAGCCATGTCTATTGTATATATTATAGGTTTTCTGTGGGCCAGAAAAGTTATTAATGATGAAGTTAAAAAGGTAGAATTAAAGTGTTGA
- a CDS encoding amino acid ABC transporter permease produces the protein MWLIANIIDLFLRTFTGFLSASVVTLQLTVVGLLVGATLGIIFALFKVSNSKVLQTIAGFYITIVRGTPLIVQISFLYFGISSFIVLSGFWAGAIALGVHTGAYVAETFRGAIQSIDKGQLEASKSLGMTTKQSMQRIIFPQAFKISLPALGNQFIILLKDSSLVYVIGVAEIYSLANMEAAQSFQQFESFFVAGLYYLVLVILFSYIFKMMEKRMDVDKRTEVN, from the coding sequence ATTTGGTTGATAGCAAATATAATTGATTTATTCTTGAGAACATTCACAGGCTTCCTTAGTGCTAGCGTTGTTACTCTCCAACTGACCGTTGTAGGTTTACTAGTAGGGGCGACTTTGGGAATAATTTTTGCCCTTTTCAAAGTTTCCAATAGTAAGGTGTTACAAACAATTGCAGGCTTTTATATCACTATTGTTCGAGGTACACCGTTAATCGTGCAAATTTCTTTTTTATATTTTGGGATATCTTCATTCATCGTTTTGTCGGGGTTTTGGGCAGGAGCAATCGCATTAGGAGTCCATACTGGTGCTTATGTTGCAGAAACGTTCCGAGGAGCTATACAAAGTATCGATAAAGGTCAACTAGAGGCTAGCAAATCTCTAGGAATGACTACAAAGCAAAGTATGCAGCGCATCATATTTCCACAAGCATTTAAAATTTCCTTACCTGCTTTAGGAAATCAATTTATTATTCTATTAAAAGATTCTTCATTAGTTTATGTAATTGGGGTAGCTGAGATTTATTCTTTAGCTAATATGGAGGCAGCGCAATCTTTTCAACAATTCGAATCATTCTTTGTAGCTGGTTTATATTATTTAGTTTTAGTTATTCTATTTTCATATATCTTTAAAATGATGGAAAAAAGAATGGACGTTGATAAACGGACTGAGGTGAATTGA
- a CDS encoding amino acid ABC transporter ATP-binding protein, which translates to MLIAENISKSFGNLKVLDEIDIHIKSQEVVVLVGSSGSGKSTLLRCFNFLEKIDSGRIRIDGQEILLNEKDLPKIRAQVGMVFQHFNLFPHKSVLENIIEAPIIVKKMEREEAILEAMTLLDKVGLKDKAHTYPNQLSGGQKQRVAIARSLAMKPKALLFDEPTSALDPELVNEVLQVIKELAKDGMTMAIVTHEMNFARDVADRILMLHKGKIIEEAQPSAFFNNPQHERTKQFLRLVT; encoded by the coding sequence ATGTTAATTGCAGAAAATATAAGTAAATCATTTGGAAATTTGAAGGTACTTGATGAAATTGATATTCATATCAAATCTCAAGAAGTAGTAGTGTTAGTAGGTTCGAGTGGTTCAGGTAAAAGTACACTACTTCGCTGTTTTAATTTTTTGGAGAAAATCGATTCGGGAAGAATAAGAATAGACGGTCAAGAAATTTTGTTAAATGAAAAAGATTTGCCAAAAATACGGGCTCAAGTAGGAATGGTTTTTCAACACTTTAACTTATTCCCCCATAAGAGTGTATTAGAAAATATTATTGAGGCGCCAATAATTGTCAAAAAGATGGAGAGAGAAGAAGCTATTTTGGAGGCTATGACATTATTAGATAAGGTAGGACTAAAGGATAAAGCACATACTTATCCAAATCAACTTTCTGGAGGTCAAAAACAACGTGTTGCTATCGCAAGGTCACTTGCTATGAAACCCAAAGCTTTATTGTTTGATGAGCCAACTTCTGCTCTCGATCCAGAACTTGTCAATGAGGTACTTCAAGTTATTAAAGAACTCGCTAAAGACGGTATGACGATGGCAATCGTTACACATGAAATGAATTTTGCTAGAGATGTAGCTGATAGAATTCTGATGTTACATAAAGGAAAGATTATTGAGGAGGCGCAACCATCTGCTTTCTTCAATAATCCTCAGCATGAAAGAACAAAACAATTCTTGCGATTAGTAACTTAA
- a CDS encoding nucleotide sugar dehydrogenase has translation MINIIGLGYIGLPTALMFAKSGLKVVGTDYNGNLVSSLIEGRLTFEEEGLEELFNEALAKGIEFTTEYQKTHTYIISVPTPYIKESKKLDPKYVISAVNSVLDVCEKGAALIVESTVSPGTIDKYVRPEIEKRGLVIGEDIHLLHAPERIIPGNMIYELEYNSRTIGADNSEIGEKIKGLYLNFCKAEIVVTDIRSAEMSKVVENTYRDINIAFANELAKICHTDNMDVYEIIRIANMHPRVNIMQPGPGVGGHCISVDPWFLVGDYPDLTNLILTARKVNDSMPRHVLGRIRDIMREHNIKDISKVGLYGLAYKENVDDTRESPTHQLLERMDEHLAFGVKVFDPFLKERIIDHQFMNFEDFLNEIEVLVIMVGHDHIKNNTDIIKDKIVLDTKNICLFDGVYKL, from the coding sequence ATGATTAATATTATTGGGCTTGGGTATATAGGTTTACCAACAGCTCTTATGTTTGCAAAAAGTGGATTAAAAGTAGTAGGAACTGATTACAACGGTAATTTAGTAAGTTCATTAATAGAAGGTAGGCTTACATTTGAAGAAGAGGGACTAGAAGAACTATTCAATGAAGCTCTCGCTAAGGGAATTGAATTTACTACCGAATACCAGAAGACACATACTTATATTATTTCGGTTCCAACTCCTTATATAAAAGAAAGTAAGAAACTTGATCCAAAGTATGTTATCTCTGCAGTGAATAGTGTTCTTGATGTTTGTGAAAAGGGTGCAGCTTTAATTGTTGAGTCTACTGTTTCACCAGGAACTATTGATAAATACGTACGTCCTGAAATTGAAAAAAGAGGTCTTGTTATTGGAGAAGACATTCATTTGTTACATGCTCCGGAAAGAATTATACCTGGAAACATGATTTATGAACTTGAGTACAATTCAAGAACGATTGGCGCAGATAATTCAGAAATTGGAGAGAAGATTAAAGGGCTATATTTGAATTTCTGTAAAGCAGAAATTGTTGTGACTGATATAAGATCAGCGGAAATGTCTAAGGTAGTAGAAAATACTTATCGTGATATTAATATTGCCTTTGCTAATGAGTTGGCAAAAATTTGTCATACAGACAATATGGATGTTTATGAGATTATTCGCATTGCAAATATGCATCCACGAGTTAATATCATGCAACCCGGACCTGGAGTTGGGGGGCATTGCATCTCAGTGGATCCGTGGTTCTTAGTTGGAGATTACCCAGATCTAACAAATCTTATTTTGACTGCGCGTAAAGTTAACGATTCGATGCCAAGGCATGTATTAGGACGAATCAGAGATATCATGAGAGAACATAACATTAAAGATATATCCAAAGTTGGTCTATACGGGTTGGCTTATAAAGAAAATGTTGATGACACAAGAGAAAGCCCTACACATCAATTATTAGAAAGAATGGATGAACACTTAGCTTTTGGTGTTAAAGTGTTTGACCCATTTTTAAAGGAAAGAATTATAGATCATCAGTTTATGAACTTTGAAGACTTTCTAAATGAAATAGAAGTTCTCGTGATAATGGTAGGACACGATCATATTAAAAACAATACGGATATCATAAAGGACAAGATTGTTCTGGATACTAAAAATATTTGTTTATTCGATGGTGTTTATAAGTTGTAG
- a CDS encoding glycosyltransferase, with translation MSIVFIIPYVPIPRMVKRIKTSSSIDNTSVIFWDRGTDEITNLDLPSNAEIHHIKEKANEGQPLKRLGATFRFSRKAFSILKTENPTCIHVTKTDMLLLVWLFCITRKKRPSVIYEVSDIHVMAFNNSKSLFKKVIKLCLYILERIGMSVVDRLIITSESFWNAYYKRLIPKRNVLFLPNTPRESIFKSYKPKEGGRFRIGFIGKVRYKEQLKLLIDASERADIDILIAGNGVDLSEITDYCRGKQNIIIYGPYKYEEEIATLYSEVDCIYSMYDTKIQNVRIALPNRLYEAAICGLPLIVSKETELSNIVEKEVLGVSVADGNINELTNALLKLKNDFFLRREIKENCRSFYLKWKYDVVNQKLIDTFKELTKKV, from the coding sequence TTGAGTATTGTATTTATTATTCCATATGTACCAATTCCTAGAATGGTTAAGCGGATAAAGACATCATCTTCCATAGATAATACTTCAGTAATATTTTGGGACAGAGGCACTGATGAAATTACGAATTTAGATTTACCTTCCAATGCGGAGATTCACCATATTAAAGAGAAAGCAAATGAAGGCCAACCATTGAAAAGACTTGGTGCTACATTTCGTTTTAGTAGGAAAGCTTTTTCAATCTTAAAAACTGAAAATCCAACATGTATCCATGTAACTAAAACTGATATGTTGCTTTTAGTCTGGTTGTTTTGTATTACAAGAAAAAAACGACCATCCGTAATATATGAGGTAAGTGATATTCATGTAATGGCTTTTAATAATTCTAAATCTTTATTTAAGAAAGTAATAAAATTGTGTTTATATATTTTAGAACGTATTGGCATGAGTGTAGTAGATCGATTAATAATTACCTCTGAGTCCTTTTGGAATGCATATTATAAGCGTCTAATTCCAAAAAGAAATGTATTATTTTTACCTAATACCCCACGCGAGTCTATATTTAAAAGCTACAAGCCTAAAGAAGGAGGTAGATTCCGAATTGGTTTTATTGGGAAGGTTCGGTATAAGGAACAACTTAAATTATTGATAGATGCTTCAGAAAGAGCTGATATTGATATTTTAATTGCAGGAAATGGAGTTGATCTAAGTGAAATCACTGATTATTGTAGAGGTAAGCAAAATATAATTATCTATGGTCCTTACAAATATGAAGAAGAGATAGCTACCCTATACAGTGAGGTAGATTGTATATATTCTATGTATGATACAAAGATTCAAAATGTCCGTATTGCATTGCCTAATCGACTTTATGAGGCTGCAATATGTGGATTACCACTTATTGTATCTAAAGAAACTGAACTATCAAATATAGTTGAGAAAGAAGTACTGGGAGTATCTGTAGCTGATGGTAACATTAATGAATTGACTAATGCTTTATTAAAACTAAAAAATGACTTTTTCTTGCGAAGAGAGATAAAAGAAAATTGTAGGTCTTTTTATCTTAAGTGGAAATATGATGTTGTAAATCAAAAACTTATTGATACATTTAAGGAACTTACTAAAAAAGTATAA
- a CDS encoding uracil-DNA glycosylase family protein, whose protein sequence is MERVVDLHNDFYSKKTADLEFLQVLEAENVIILNGFHNNIELVRSYYREMYKGQGNRIVFCGINPGRNGAGKTGVPFIDFKGLSQLLPGITKQDHECSAQFIMSVTSEIGAETFHDCVYMTNLSWFGFTRNGSNINYYELPKHLQATFTDSFIDEMDLVWPTIIVPLSEEVEKTLKQMRAEGRLKHPIAKRLPHPYYCSIGKNVEKYRKIYVDLINEYSVPRKEVSEMKFIDYLKKRHTIKLGERQIKDLSAEQYNNRLINLQKRKIYNGELTVTDEMLKRINEHYKDASNNYPRAIKYYIEFVEYSKQR, encoded by the coding sequence TTGGAAAGAGTCGTAGATCTTCATAATGATTTTTATAGCAAGAAGACAGCTGATCTAGAATTTTTGCAAGTGCTTGAAGCAGAGAATGTTATAATTTTAAATGGATTTCATAACAACATAGAACTCGTCCGCTCCTATTATAGAGAGATGTATAAGGGTCAAGGAAATCGCATCGTGTTTTGCGGGATAAATCCTGGCAGAAATGGGGCGGGGAAGACGGGGGTTCCATTCATCGATTTTAAAGGGTTATCCCAGCTGCTTCCGGGAATTACAAAACAAGACCATGAGTGCAGTGCACAGTTTATCATGTCTGTGACCAGTGAAATCGGAGCAGAGACATTTCATGATTGTGTCTACATGACAAATCTCTCTTGGTTTGGCTTTACTCGGAACGGCAGTAATATTAATTATTACGAGCTACCCAAGCACTTGCAAGCAACATTCACCGATTCCTTTATTGACGAGATGGACTTAGTCTGGCCTACGATCATTGTGCCGCTCAGTGAGGAAGTGGAAAAGACGTTAAAGCAGATGAGGGCAGAAGGAAGACTGAAACACCCAATTGCAAAGCGTCTTCCGCATCCATATTATTGTTCAATCGGTAAGAATGTTGAGAAATACCGGAAGATCTATGTAGACCTCATTAATGAATATAGCGTTCCACGCAAAGAGGTTTCTGAAATGAAATTCATCGATTACTTGAAGAAGAGACATACAATCAAACTCGGAGAAAGGCAAATCAAAGACCTATCAGCCGAGCAGTATAATAACAGACTAATCAATTTGCAGAAACGCAAGATTTATAATGGAGAACTTACTGTTACTGATGAGATGTTGAAAAGAATCAATGAGCATTATAAAGATGCTTCCAATAACTATCCACGGGCTATTAAGTATTACATTGAGTTTGTGGAGTATTCAAAGCAGCGTTAA
- a CDS encoding AAC(3) family N-acetyltransferase yields MRQKLREIIRYLIKSRENEKISDAIDRHKTRLQKKINRKKISEEDFLKIIKSMGIKSGDTVMLHASWRKFYNYSGTPKSLIENFIELLGNEGTLLMPCYGDNRKYFDVKNTRSTAGVLSEEFRRYPGVKRSECSHFSVCAFGKDADIITKYHIKSEFGFDNFSPYYIFSQKENSKVVMLGMGKYPIKLTLIHCIEYIFKDVYPYFNRYLSKKYTATVIINDGTITKREMIEGNYAKLYKKNIKKVYKNLPKDKKFYGKIGNIQIRIIFAKKGFDEISKLVVSGKSMLNPPKVEKNSFKPYL; encoded by the coding sequence ATGAGGCAAAAACTGCGAGAAATTATTAGGTACCTTATAAAAAGTAGAGAAAATGAAAAAATATCAGATGCAATCGATAGGCATAAAACGAGACTTCAAAAAAAAATAAATAGAAAAAAAATCTCTGAAGAAGATTTTTTAAAAATAATAAAAAGTATGGGGATAAAAAGTGGAGACACTGTAATGCTGCATGCTTCTTGGAGAAAATTCTATAATTATTCAGGAACTCCTAAAAGTTTGATTGAAAATTTTATTGAGTTACTTGGTAATGAGGGAACGCTTTTAATGCCATGCTATGGTGATAATAGAAAATATTTTGATGTTAAAAATACTCGATCGACTGCAGGAGTTTTATCAGAAGAGTTCAGAAGATATCCAGGTGTTAAGAGAAGTGAATGTTCTCATTTCTCTGTTTGTGCTTTTGGTAAAGATGCTGACATCATAACTAAATATCACATCAAAAGTGAGTTTGGTTTTGATAATTTTTCTCCATATTATATTTTTTCACAAAAAGAAAATAGCAAAGTTGTAATGTTAGGTATGGGAAAATATCCTATTAAATTAACATTAATTCATTGTATTGAGTATATTTTTAAGGATGTTTATCCATATTTTAATCGTTATTTATCCAAAAAATACACAGCAACTGTAATAATTAATGATGGAACTATTACCAAAAGAGAAATGATTGAAGGTAATTATGCTAAATTATATAAAAAAAATATAAAAAAAGTATACAAAAATTTGCCTAAAGATAAAAAATTTTACGGAAAAATTGGAAATATCCAAATTAGAATAATTTTTGCAAAAAAAGGGTTTGATGAAATTTCCAAATTGGTTGTTAGCGGGAAGTCAATGCTTAATCCACCTAAAGTTGAAAAAAATTCATTTAAGCCATATCTTTAG
- a CDS encoding MurR/RpiR family transcriptional regulator, whose product MEEFMKILRENFEILSKSQQRVAKLIFDNPSIITFSTALEIGGLANVSESTVIRFSQTLGYKGFTDLQDTIRQSIPQGRILVQSQEVTNFEQSSLLNDLVIGDIHNLQQLIQNIDDIKLRKVVADIGKAEKIYVVGNLSTYGLAHFFSQWLQMLLGNAELLTLDSINYYSQISKIDKNTVVIPIIFPRYINSTLKVAQQSKEHGAKIIAITDSELSPIAAYADELLTVPINSKIEIDSYTAVMALINALTRYISILEKTRVRENLENIEQLYLRNNIFFSK is encoded by the coding sequence ATGGAAGAATTTATGAAAATTCTAAGAGAGAACTTTGAAATTCTAAGTAAAAGTCAACAAAGGGTTGCTAAGTTAATTTTTGATAATCCTAGTATTATTACTTTTTCAACTGCTTTGGAAATTGGCGGGCTAGCTAATGTCAGTGAATCAACTGTCATCAGGTTTAGTCAAACATTAGGATACAAAGGTTTTACAGACCTCCAGGATACGATTAGACAATCTATACCTCAAGGTAGAATTTTAGTTCAATCTCAAGAAGTTACGAATTTTGAGCAAAGTTCCTTACTTAATGATTTGGTGATTGGGGATATCCATAATCTTCAGCAACTAATTCAAAATATTGATGATATTAAACTGAGAAAAGTGGTTGCGGATATTGGAAAGGCAGAGAAAATTTACGTAGTTGGAAATTTATCTACTTATGGCTTGGCACATTTTTTTTCTCAATGGTTACAAATGTTACTAGGAAATGCTGAATTACTTACTCTAGATTCTATAAACTATTACTCACAGATAAGTAAGATAGATAAAAATACAGTTGTAATTCCTATAATTTTCCCAAGGTATATAAATAGCACACTAAAAGTTGCACAGCAATCTAAGGAACATGGGGCAAAAATTATAGCAATTACGGATTCAGAGCTATCCCCAATTGCTGCATATGCAGACGAGTTATTAACAGTCCCTATAAATTCAAAGATTGAAATTGACTCATATACAGCCGTAATGGCGTTAATAAATGCATTAACTAGGTATATTTCGATTCTGGAAAAAACTCGTGTAAGAGAGAACTTAGAAAATATAGAACAGCTATATTTAAGGAATAATATATTTTTTAGCAAATAA
- a CDS encoding competence protein CoiA family protein: MREAHYEGKNFDLVVYLESKSNTKEIEKLKKRADKGAFSCPYCNETLIIRSGEIREVHFAHRHSKSCAMSVASEVYQKQLKGESKRHSVMKDIIHDELKSQEKINTDLHVNYGYMSKAEEKWKYYPDIIINFKGKESAISILSEVTSNKDEQLVKRIKNRNRYFKRKNLETVWFVENTEQSIDMAHHVIHLWEAELDIASKTAEDRKWEDCINTLSPKYPLFELFDYHNNYSPVPINVRSLYYISSTDTNIVFSVQRFIQDQDKYPFRAFALNEAYQMSLSTALRTTVTLQLSDQVMENKQRQHFIQEVKEKETEYIAKQQEEEVFLQTAAAITVNDSLKSNFSITSTVKPKRTPLKSVQQLKDIKPAINSFIRHNSVFSATEVCEFLVLKCGASQDSFSTGRYKIYPEVCTYLEILVSEHILKLESKNFVNERVYRVV, from the coding sequence TTGAGGGAGGCACATTACGAAGGGAAGAACTTTGACTTAGTAGTTTATTTGGAATCAAAATCAAACACGAAAGAAATTGAAAAATTAAAGAAAAGAGCGGATAAAGGTGCTTTTTCGTGTCCTTACTGCAATGAAACTTTAATTATTCGATCTGGTGAAATTCGAGAAGTTCATTTTGCACATCGCCATTCTAAATCTTGTGCGATGTCTGTCGCTAGTGAAGTATATCAAAAACAGCTTAAAGGGGAATCCAAACGGCACTCTGTAATGAAAGATATCATCCATGATGAATTAAAATCTCAAGAAAAAATTAATACTGACCTTCATGTTAACTATGGATATATGTCAAAAGCTGAGGAAAAATGGAAATACTACCCTGATATCATTATTAATTTTAAAGGAAAAGAATCAGCAATTTCCATTCTATCAGAAGTTACCTCTAATAAAGATGAACAATTAGTAAAACGAATTAAAAATCGGAATCGATATTTTAAAAGGAAAAATTTAGAAACTGTTTGGTTTGTTGAAAATACGGAACAATCAATTGATATGGCTCATCATGTTATCCACCTTTGGGAAGCTGAGTTAGACATAGCTTCTAAAACTGCTGAGGATAGAAAATGGGAAGATTGTATAAATACTTTATCTCCTAAATATCCATTATTTGAGCTCTTCGATTATCACAATAATTATTCACCAGTACCTATTAATGTACGCAGCTTATATTACATCAGTTCAACAGATACTAACATCGTTTTTAGCGTTCAACGCTTTATCCAAGATCAAGATAAATATCCTTTTCGTGCTTTTGCATTGAATGAGGCTTATCAAATGAGTCTTTCTACTGCTCTGCGGACAACTGTAACTTTACAATTAAGCGATCAGGTCATGGAAAATAAACAAAGACAACATTTTATACAAGAGGTTAAGGAAAAAGAAACTGAATACATTGCAAAACAACAAGAGGAAGAGGTATTTCTTCAAACAGCTGCAGCTATTACAGTAAATGATTCTCTAAAATCTAATTTTTCTATTACATCTACAGTAAAACCGAAGAGAACCCCTCTTAAATCAGTACAACAATTGAAAGATATAAAACCAGCGATAAATAGTTTCATACGTCATAACTCTGTTTTTTCAGCAACAGAAGTATGTGAATTTTTAGTATTAAAATGCGGTGCTTCTCAAGACTCATTTTCAACTGGAAGATATAAAATCTATCCAGAAGTTTGTACCTACCTTGAAATATTGGTAAGTGAACACATCCTAAAATTAGAAAGTAAAAATTTTGTTAATGAAAGAGTTTATCGTGTAGTATAA
- a CDS encoding transporter substrate-binding domain-containing protein — MKKFFSLGVVGILLVTLFLAACGSEGDSGNDASAKDNTSNGLDLYKEGTLTFAMSGMYKPFNYVESGKLKGFDVEIGKALAKEMGLKPNPVTNPWESIIQGLKGKKFDVVIGSMAITEKNKKEVNFTEPYYYSGGSIFVAEGNEEIQGAEDLKGKRIGVVAQSTYDVAAKEYTDDIKYYTGDVTALNDLTIKGRLDAVITAPVIGLEAKAAGLEIKQAGDPIWIELAGIAVRKEDEELLNALNKALKTIIENGEYERISKELFGENLLELETEGIKILE; from the coding sequence ATGAAGAAGTTTTTCAGTTTAGGGGTTGTAGGGATATTGTTAGTAACACTATTTTTAGCAGCATGTGGTAGTGAGGGGGATTCAGGAAATGATGCCTCTGCAAAAGATAATACTAGTAATGGTTTAGATTTATACAAGGAAGGAACACTAACGTTTGCCATGAGTGGAATGTATAAACCTTTCAATTATGTTGAATCTGGGAAACTTAAAGGTTTTGACGTTGAAATTGGTAAGGCGTTAGCTAAGGAAATGGGACTTAAACCAAATCCAGTAACAAATCCTTGGGAAAGTATTATCCAAGGACTCAAAGGTAAAAAGTTTGATGTTGTCATTGGTAGTATGGCTATTACTGAAAAGAATAAAAAGGAAGTAAACTTTACAGAACCTTATTACTATTCAGGTGGTTCAATTTTTGTAGCTGAGGGAAATGAAGAAATTCAAGGTGCAGAAGATTTGAAAGGTAAAAGAATTGGTGTAGTGGCGCAAAGTACGTATGATGTGGCTGCTAAAGAGTATACAGATGATATTAAATATTACACCGGCGACGTAACAGCGTTAAATGATTTAACAATCAAAGGACGCTTAGATGCAGTAATAACGGCACCTGTTATTGGGCTAGAAGCAAAAGCAGCAGGTTTGGAAATTAAACAAGCTGGCGATCCAATATGGATTGAGTTAGCAGGAATTGCTGTAAGAAAGGAAGACGAAGAACTACTTAATGCTCTAAATAAAGCACTGAAAACTATTATTGAAAATGGTGAATATGAAAGAATTTCAAAGGAACTTTTCGGAGAAAACTTACTTGAATTGGAAACGGAAGGGATAAAAATTTTAGAATAG